In Dromaius novaehollandiae isolate bDroNov1 chromosome 16, bDroNov1.hap1, whole genome shotgun sequence, one genomic interval encodes:
- the EIF2S2 gene encoding eukaryotic translation initiation factor 2 subunit 2 produces the protein MSGDEMIFDPTMSKKKKKKKKPFMLDEEGGDTQVEETQQSETKEVEPEPAEDKDVEADEEDSRKKDATDDLDDLNFFNQKKKKKKTKKIFDIDEAEEGVKDLKIEGDVPEAVEPEDDLDIMLGNKKKKKKNVKFPDEDEIMEKDEAFEDEDSKKDDGISFSLQSGPAWAGSERDYTYDELLNRVFNIMREKNPDMVAGEKRKFVMKPPQVVRVGTKKTSFVNFTDICKLLHRQPKHLLAFLLAELGTSGSIDGNNQLVIKGRFQQKQIENVLRRYIKEYVTCHTCRSPDTILQKDTRLYFLQCETCHSRCSVASIKTGFQAVTGKRAQLRAKAN, from the exons ATGTCGGGCGACGAG ATGATTTTTGATCCTActatgagcaagaaaaagaagaaaaagaagaagccCTTCATGCTGGATGAAGAAGGAGGGGATACACAAGTGGAAGAGACTCAGCAATCAGAAACAAAAGAAGTTGaaccagagccagcagaggacaaAGATGTGGAAGCAGATGAAGAAGACAGCAGGAAGAAAG ATGCAACAGATGACCTGGATGATTTAAACTTCttcaatcaaaagaaaaagaagaaaaaaacaaaaaaaatatttgacatAGATGAAGCAGAAGAAGGTGTAAAG gaCTTAAAAATTGAGGGAGATGTACCAGAAGCAGTAGAACCTGAAGATGACCTTGATATCATGCTGGGcaataagaagaagaagaagaagaatgtaAAGTTCCCAGATGAAGATGAGATAATGGAGAAGGATGAAG CCTTTGAAGATGAGGATAGCAAAAAAGATGATGGCATTTCTTTTAGCCTTCAGTCAGGACCTGCGTGGGCAGGCTCAGAAAGGGACTACACATATGATGAG TTGCTCAATAGAGTATTTAACATCATGCGGGAAAAGAATCCAGATATGGtagctggagaaaaaagaaaatttgtcatGAAGCCTCCGCAGGTTGTAAGAGTAGGGACCAAGAAAACATCTTTTGTCAACTTTACAGATATCTGCAAATT ATTACATCGTCAGCCAAAACATCTCCTGGCATTTTTGTTGGCAGAATTGGGTACAAG tgGCTCAATAGATGGTAACAACCAACTTGTAATCAAAGGAAGATTCCAGCAAAAACAGATAGAAAATGTCTTGAGAAGATATATCA aggagTATGTCACCTGTCATACGTGTCGGTCACCAGACACAATTCTACAGAAGGACACCAGATTATATTTCTTGCAGTGTGAGACCTGCCACTCTCGCTGCTCCGTCGCCAGCATCAAAACTGGTTTCCAGGCtgtcacaggcaagagagcacaGCTCCGTGCCAAAGCTAACTAG